One genomic region from Mesorhizobium terrae encodes:
- the tsaE gene encoding tRNA (adenosine(37)-N6)-threonylcarbamoyltransferase complex ATPase subunit type 1 TsaE, which translates to MASAMVERFLADEAATMRLGEDIAMALRPGDVVALRGDLGAGKSTLARALIRALADDVGLEVPSPTFTLVQSYDTRVPVHHFDLYRLSSADELDELGFPEVLADGAALIEWPERAEDRLPDTAVTIELVHRDDGRLAQITGVGPALERIARSLAMRAFLEASGWGAASRRHFVGDASARSYEIVSQPEEAPRVLMNSPRLVLGPPVRDGKAYAEIAHTAQTVAAFVGVDKLLRDAGIAAPQIFEQDLDRGFVLIEHLGVDGLLTPEGAPIVERYQAVAELLAFMHGRHWPDRVTVAPRHIHHMPPFDRPAMLIEAELLIDWYLPFFRGNPASDEERNAFRAAWNAALDRLDGTELTLMLRDVQSPNFIWRGERQGLDRLGVVDFQDALIGPPAYDVASLALDPRVTIEPAVERKIVEAYVASRAVAGHFDRAAFEEAYAIMGAQRHSKILGIFVRLDRRDGKPYYLKHLPRIRDYLRRLLVHPALAEVRAVYDRLGVLLETE; encoded by the coding sequence CCCGGCGACGTGGTGGCGCTGCGCGGCGACCTTGGCGCCGGCAAGTCGACGCTGGCGCGGGCGCTGATCCGCGCGTTGGCCGACGATGTCGGGCTCGAAGTGCCGAGCCCCACCTTCACGCTGGTGCAGAGCTACGACACGCGCGTCCCGGTGCATCATTTCGATCTCTACCGTCTGTCTTCTGCCGACGAACTGGACGAGCTTGGCTTTCCCGAGGTGCTGGCGGATGGCGCCGCGCTGATCGAATGGCCCGAGCGGGCTGAGGACCGGCTGCCGGACACCGCTGTCACTATTGAACTCGTCCACCGGGATGACGGCCGCCTGGCGCAAATTACCGGCGTAGGGCCGGCACTCGAACGCATTGCGCGCTCGCTCGCAATGCGAGCTTTTCTGGAAGCATCCGGCTGGGGCGCGGCCAGCCGCCGGCACTTCGTCGGCGATGCCTCGGCGCGCTCCTACGAGATCGTCTCGCAGCCGGAAGAAGCGCCGCGCGTGCTGATGAATTCGCCACGCCTTGTGCTCGGGCCGCCAGTCCGGGACGGCAAGGCCTATGCCGAAATCGCCCATACCGCGCAGACTGTGGCAGCCTTCGTCGGTGTCGACAAGCTGCTTCGCGATGCCGGCATCGCCGCTCCGCAGATATTCGAACAGGATCTGGATCGGGGCTTTGTGCTGATCGAACATCTCGGTGTCGATGGTTTGCTGACCCCGGAGGGTGCGCCAATCGTCGAACGATATCAGGCGGTCGCCGAACTGCTCGCCTTCATGCATGGCAGGCACTGGCCGGACCGGGTGACTGTCGCGCCGCGCCACATCCACCACATGCCGCCTTTCGACCGGCCGGCGATGCTCATCGAGGCCGAGCTTCTCATCGACTGGTACCTGCCTTTCTTTCGCGGAAACCCGGCGAGCGATGAGGAGCGGAACGCCTTTCGCGCCGCTTGGAACGCCGCGCTCGACCGCCTGGATGGAACGGAGCTGACGCTGATGTTGCGCGACGTGCAATCGCCCAACTTCATCTGGCGTGGTGAACGGCAGGGGCTGGATCGGCTCGGCGTCGTCGACTTCCAGGATGCGCTGATCGGTCCCCCGGCCTATGATGTCGCGTCGCTCGCGCTGGATCCTCGGGTCACCATTGAACCAGCGGTCGAGCGCAAGATTGTCGAGGCCTATGTCGCGTCCCGCGCGGTGGCGGGCCATTTCGACCGCGCCGCCTTCGAGGAAGCCTATGCGATCATGGGTGCGCAAAGGCATTCGAAGATCCTGGGCATCTTCGTCCGCCTCGATCGTCGCGATGGAAAGCCCTATTACCTGAAGCATCTGCCACGCATCCGGGATTATCTTCGCCGGTTGCTGGTCCATCCGGCGCTTGCCGAAGTGCGCGCCGTCTACGATCGCCTTGGCGTCCTTTTGGAGACGGAATGA
- a CDS encoding cupin domain-containing protein — MTGTAKATVFIDNDRVVVTEYRFAPGANTGWHRHGHDYVVVPLMDGRVKLLTKDGEGFAEMKKGVPYFRNEGVEHDVVNANDGEYAFIEIELK, encoded by the coding sequence ATGACCGGAACCGCCAAGGCCACTGTCTTCATCGACAACGACCGCGTCGTCGTCACGGAATACCGTTTCGCGCCCGGCGCCAATACGGGTTGGCACCGCCACGGCCACGACTATGTTGTAGTGCCGCTGATGGATGGGCGCGTGAAACTGTTGACCAAGGATGGCGAAGGATTTGCGGAGATGAAGAAGGGTGTGCCCTATTTCCGCAACGAGGGCGTCGAGCATGACGTCGTCAACGCCAATGACGGCGAATACGCCTTCATCGAGATCGAGCTGAAATAG
- a CDS encoding sulfite exporter TauE/SafE family protein: MGFEQLAAFAGIAAVAAYVQTLTGFAFGLVMMGVIALAGLLPLPDAAAMVGMLTLVNAVQMLAHGGWREVARRELRLILMASLPSLLVGYVLLEWLADTRVDALKLGLGAVIMLSSLQLAMRPAGLARRSSDASFVGFGIVSGLMGGLFSTGGPPLVYHLFRQPLPPERVRETLVAAFGAAQIVRLGMVAASGNLPSASAVALVCAVPAVMIMTYAARRWPPPLSRQTMRRLVFVLLFLSGLSLALPAAAHLLVAAQL; the protein is encoded by the coding sequence ATGGGCTTCGAGCAGCTCGCGGCCTTTGCCGGCATCGCCGCCGTTGCGGCCTATGTCCAGACGTTGACCGGCTTCGCCTTCGGTCTGGTGATGATGGGCGTGATCGCACTCGCCGGTCTGCTGCCGCTGCCGGACGCCGCAGCCATGGTAGGCATGCTGACCCTCGTCAACGCCGTGCAGATGCTGGCCCATGGCGGCTGGCGCGAGGTCGCGCGCCGCGAATTGCGGCTCATCCTGATGGCCAGCCTGCCGTCGCTTCTGGTCGGATATGTCCTGCTGGAATGGCTGGCGGACACGCGGGTCGACGCATTGAAGCTCGGCCTTGGCGCGGTCATCATGCTGTCCAGCCTGCAGCTCGCCATGCGGCCCGCCGGTCTGGCGCGACGGTCGTCGGATGCGAGCTTTGTCGGTTTCGGCATCGTCTCCGGGCTGATGGGCGGGCTATTTTCCACCGGCGGCCCACCGCTGGTCTACCATCTCTTTCGCCAGCCATTGCCGCCTGAACGGGTGCGCGAGACACTGGTGGCCGCCTTCGGCGCCGCGCAGATCGTGCGGCTCGGCATGGTCGCCGCAAGCGGCAACCTGCCATCTGCCTCGGCCGTCGCCCTCGTTTGTGCCGTGCCGGCAGTGATGATCATGACCTATGCGGCGCGGCGTTGGCCGCCACCGCTGTCGCGGCAGACCATGCGCCGGCTCGTCTTCGTCCTGCTGTTTC
- a CDS encoding nucleotidyltransferase family protein — MTGTTRPTVAMVLAAGLGKRMRPITDTIPKPLVPIAGKTLLDWGLDSLDQAGVQKAVVNVHYLPDQIVRHLAARHHPKIVISDESDRLLDSAGGIVKALPELGDKPFYILNADTFWLDAGSPNLERLALAWDATAMDILIMLADLSSTTGHSGGTDFLIAPDGRLARAKGDPTGLIYAGAAIVAPSIFAGASAEPHSLNAYFDRAIAAGRLFGMTMQGHWITVGTPDAIAPAEAAVRRALTDAQ, encoded by the coding sequence ATGACCGGCACGACACGTCCCACCGTTGCGATGGTGCTGGCCGCCGGGCTTGGCAAGCGCATGCGGCCGATCACCGACACCATCCCGAAGCCTCTGGTGCCGATCGCCGGCAAGACGCTGCTCGACTGGGGTTTGGACAGCCTCGACCAGGCTGGCGTCCAAAAGGCAGTGGTCAATGTGCACTACCTGCCTGACCAGATCGTCCGCCACCTGGCGGCGCGCCATCACCCGAAAATCGTCATCTCCGATGAAAGCGACCGTCTGCTGGATTCCGCCGGCGGCATCGTCAAGGCGCTGCCGGAACTGGGCGACAAGCCGTTCTACATCCTCAACGCCGATACCTTCTGGCTCGATGCCGGTAGCCCAAATCTGGAGCGTCTCGCCCTTGCCTGGGATGCGACGGCGATGGATATTCTCATCATGCTCGCGGACCTTTCATCGACGACCGGCCATTCGGGCGGCACCGATTTCCTGATCGCGCCGGACGGACGCCTTGCACGCGCGAAGGGCGATCCTACAGGGCTGATCTATGCAGGCGCGGCAATCGTCGCGCCTTCTATCTTCGCCGGCGCGTCCGCCGAACCGCATTCGCTCAACGCCTATTTCGACCGCGCCATCGCCGCCGGCCGCCTCTTCGGCATGACGATGCAGGGTCATTGGATCACCGTCGGCACGCCGGATGCCATCGCGCCGGCCGAAGCGGCGGTCAGAAGGGCGCTGACGGACGCGCAATGA
- the trxA gene encoding thioredoxin, whose amino-acid sequence MATVKVDNNNFRADVLEANVPVVVDFWAEWCGPCKMIAPALEDIASELGAKVKVAKLNIDENPELAAQFGVRSIPTLMIFKGGEVADIKVGAAPKTALSHWINGAVA is encoded by the coding sequence ATGGCCACCGTCAAGGTCGACAACAACAATTTCCGCGCAGACGTGCTTGAGGCCAATGTGCCCGTCGTGGTCGATTTCTGGGCTGAGTGGTGTGGTCCCTGCAAGATGATCGCCCCGGCGCTTGAGGATATCGCTTCCGAGCTCGGCGCGAAGGTGAAGGTCGCCAAGCTCAACATCGACGAGAATCCTGAACTGGCCGCGCAATTCGGCGTGCGCTCGATCCCGACGCTGATGATCTTCAAGGGTGGCGAAGTGGCCGATATCAAGGTTGGCGCAGCCCCCAAGACCGCGCTGTCGCACTGGATCAACGGCGCCGTCGCCTGA
- the addA gene encoding double-strand break repair helicase AddA: MKKQYPIPAGTAESQARASDPRTSAWVSANAGSGKTHVLAQRVIRLLLRGIDPSKILCLTYTRAAAANMSNRVFSTLSEWTVLPDAELSKRIAALDERAPDGETMRRARRLFAEALETPGGLKIQTIHAFCESVLHQFPLEANIAAHFEMLDPQMEQALLAEARRDMITGAGAPGGAELAEAFATVLERGGEKGLDDLLSEIMRKRDGLRGFIDAIGGDGEGFADLFAEFGFVPSETATSIAASLWPLPGFEPDFLVELQASCSRLGANRAQEYLVGKAISAFAETAPMLRLSLLRKAFLSEKGEPYNPSWLFSKALIASLPDLPERYEAAASAIARIADRLALLRMVEGTRAALTVADWLIARYEQLKRGRGFLDFNDLITRTVNLLARTDAGPWVQYKLDQGIDHILLDEAQDTSPDQWQVVRRLAEEFFAGEGARGVRRTVFAVGDEKQSIYSFQGAAPDSFHESRQLFARRVREAEAGFADLKLTWSFRSTGDVLAAVDRVFATPEVRRGISHDPDPLDHKAIRNDAPGYVEVWPSIGADVVEEPDDWTLPVNHVSAPAVRLAEQIAETVMRWIEAGDVIEGKGRKLKAGDVVVLVRKRDRFVHALSRSLKEKGIPVAGADRLSLPGHIAVKDLVALGRFLIQSQDDLSLAALLRSPIFDVSEQMLFDLGAARAGGASLHAALRTSADNDETLAKVVAQLDAWTNEVAFKPVFEFYAGLLARDGVRRKMIARLGPEAGDILDEFLNFCLAEERAGLPGLEAFLSTLENAGPEVKREMDQTRDEVRVMTVHAAKGLEAPVVFLVDGGAAPFSDQHLPRLMPFDGSGQYWTGKGYLWRSGTEVANGFSQSVSARARDLADDEYRRLLYVGMTRAEDRLIVCGYHGKRTPNPGTWHSLVTRALAGAEEIELRLHPVGEGEVLRFVWTKFPPLAAAEAGEQAEAETFGSPPAYLFEALPVVEDLPRPLSPSGASALIDEATEPVIDRRSPVLDADAEPGMAVRRGLAMHKLLQMLPDLAWEQRLGAAERYLARTGADWPQAERAQALASVAAILDDPLFAALFAPGSRAEVAVMGSLLVKGKQRTISGKIDRLAVGPDKVFIVDYKTNRPAPTTLAEVPPAYILQLALYRALLKPLYPGREVAAGLLFTEAPQLIELPATSLDDALARLTEA; encoded by the coding sequence TTGAAAAAGCAATATCCCATCCCGGCGGGCACGGCCGAAAGCCAGGCGCGCGCCTCCGACCCGCGCACCTCCGCCTGGGTCTCGGCCAATGCCGGCTCCGGCAAGACGCATGTGTTGGCACAGCGTGTCATCCGGCTCCTGCTGCGCGGCATCGACCCGTCGAAGATCCTGTGCCTCACCTATACGCGCGCCGCCGCCGCCAACATGTCGAATCGTGTCTTCTCGACATTGTCGGAATGGACCGTTCTGCCGGATGCCGAACTGTCGAAGAGGATCGCGGCGCTCGATGAGCGCGCGCCTGATGGTGAGACCATGCGCCGGGCGCGCCGGCTGTTCGCCGAGGCGTTGGAAACGCCGGGCGGGTTGAAGATCCAGACCATCCACGCCTTCTGCGAATCCGTGCTGCACCAGTTCCCGCTCGAAGCCAACATCGCGGCGCATTTCGAAATGCTCGACCCGCAGATGGAGCAGGCTCTGTTGGCTGAGGCCCGCCGCGACATGATCACCGGCGCCGGCGCGCCGGGCGGTGCCGAATTGGCCGAGGCCTTCGCCACCGTGCTGGAACGCGGCGGCGAGAAGGGGCTGGACGATCTCCTGTCCGAGATCATGCGCAAGCGCGACGGCCTGCGTGGCTTCATCGACGCGATCGGCGGTGATGGCGAGGGCTTTGCCGATCTGTTCGCGGAATTTGGTTTCGTACCGAGCGAAACCGCCACAAGCATCGCCGCTTCCCTGTGGCCGCTGCCGGGTTTCGAGCCGGATTTCCTGGTCGAGTTGCAGGCAAGTTGTTCGCGGCTGGGTGCCAACCGCGCGCAGGAGTACCTGGTCGGGAAAGCAATTTCCGCTTTCGCGGAAACGGCTCCAATGCTGCGGCTTTCTTTGCTCAGGAAGGCGTTTCTCAGCGAAAAAGGCGAGCCGTACAATCCATCCTGGCTGTTCAGCAAGGCGCTGATAGCCAGCCTGCCCGATTTGCCCGAACGCTACGAAGCTGCTGCCTCGGCCATTGCCAGGATCGCCGACCGTCTGGCGCTGCTGCGCATGGTGGAAGGTACGCGCGCCGCGCTCACCGTCGCCGACTGGCTGATCGCCCGCTACGAGCAGTTGAAGCGCGGGCGCGGCTTCCTCGACTTCAACGATCTGATCACTCGCACCGTCAACTTGCTGGCCCGCACCGACGCCGGCCCGTGGGTTCAGTACAAGCTCGACCAAGGCATCGACCACATCCTGCTCGATGAGGCGCAGGACACCAGTCCCGACCAGTGGCAGGTGGTGAGGCGGCTGGCCGAGGAGTTCTTCGCCGGCGAGGGCGCGCGGGGTGTTCGCCGCACGGTCTTCGCGGTCGGCGACGAGAAACAGTCGATCTACTCCTTCCAAGGTGCGGCACCGGACTCTTTCCATGAAAGCCGGCAATTGTTCGCGCGCCGGGTGCGCGAGGCCGAGGCGGGCTTCGCCGACCTGAAACTCACCTGGTCGTTCCGCTCGACCGGTGATGTGCTCGCCGCCGTCGACCGCGTCTTCGCCACGCCGGAAGTGCGCCGCGGCATCAGCCACGATCCCGACCCGCTCGACCACAAGGCGATCCGCAACGACGCGCCGGGTTATGTCGAGGTCTGGCCGTCGATCGGCGCGGACGTGGTCGAGGAACCGGATGACTGGACGCTGCCGGTCAACCATGTCAGCGCGCCGGCGGTGCGGTTGGCCGAGCAGATCGCCGAGACGGTCATGCGCTGGATCGAAGCCGGCGACGTCATCGAAGGTAAGGGCCGCAAGCTGAAGGCCGGCGATGTCGTGGTGCTGGTGCGCAAGCGCGATCGTTTCGTGCACGCGCTGTCGCGTAGCCTGAAGGAAAAGGGCATCCCTGTCGCCGGCGCGGATCGTCTCAGCCTGCCCGGCCATATCGCGGTGAAGGACCTCGTCGCGCTCGGCCGTTTCCTGATCCAGTCGCAGGACGATCTCTCGCTGGCGGCATTGCTGCGCAGCCCGATCTTCGATGTCTCGGAACAGATGCTGTTCGACCTCGGCGCCGCTCGAGCCGGTGGCGCGTCTCTCCATGCGGCGCTGCGTACCAGCGCGGACAATGACGAGACATTGGCCAAGGTGGTTGCCCAGCTCGATGCCTGGACCAACGAGGTTGCCTTCAAGCCGGTGTTCGAGTTCTACGCTGGGTTGCTCGCGCGCGATGGCGTGCGCCGCAAGATGATCGCCCGGCTCGGCCCGGAAGCCGGTGACATCCTCGATGAATTCCTCAATTTCTGCCTGGCCGAGGAACGCGCCGGCCTGCCGGGGCTGGAGGCGTTTCTCTCGACGCTGGAAAATGCCGGCCCGGAGGTCAAGCGCGAGATGGACCAGACTCGCGACGAGGTGCGGGTGATGACGGTTCATGCTGCTAAGGGCCTCGAAGCACCGGTCGTCTTCCTGGTAGATGGCGGTGCAGCGCCGTTCAGCGACCAGCATCTGCCCCGACTGATGCCGTTCGACGGCTCCGGCCAATATTGGACTGGCAAGGGGTATCTGTGGCGGTCGGGCACCGAGGTGGCCAACGGCTTTTCGCAATCGGTCTCGGCGCGGGCCCGCGATCTGGCCGACGATGAATACCGCCGCCTGCTTTATGTCGGCATGACCCGCGCCGAGGACAGGCTGATCGTCTGCGGCTATCATGGCAAGCGCACACCGAACCCCGGCACATGGCATTCGCTGGTGACGCGCGCACTGGCGGGTGCGGAAGAGATCGAACTTCGCCTGCATCCGGTCGGCGAGGGCGAGGTGCTTCGCTTCGTCTGGACGAAGTTCCCGCCGCTTGCCGCAGCCGAGGCCGGCGAGCAGGCCGAGGCGGAAACATTCGGCTCGCCTCCCGCCTATCTCTTCGAGGCGTTGCCCGTGGTTGAGGACCTGCCGCGACCGCTCTCGCCGTCCGGCGCTTCGGCTCTGATCGACGAGGCGACCGAGCCGGTCATTGATCGCCGATCGCCGGTCTTGGACGCGGATGCGGAGCCGGGAATGGCGGTGCGGCGTGGCCTTGCCATGCACAAGCTCTTGCAGATGCTGCCCGATCTCGCCTGGGAACAGCGCCTCGGTGCCGCCGAGCGTTATCTGGCGCGCACTGGTGCCGACTGGCCGCAGGCGGAGCGCGCCCAGGCGCTGGCGTCCGTTGCCGCCATCCTCGACGATCCGCTTTTTGCGGCGCTGTTCGCGCCTGGCTCCCGCGCCGAAGTGGCGGTGATGGGCAGTCTTTTGGTCAAGGGGAAGCAGCGCACCATATCGGGCAAGATCGACCGGCTGGCGGTCGGCCCCGACAAGGTCTTCATCGTCGACTACAAGACCAACCGGCCGGCGCCGACGACGTTGGCCGAGGTGCCGCCGGCCTATATCCTGCAACTCGCGCTCTACCGCGCCCTGCTCAAGCCGCTTTATCCCGGCCGTGAGGTCGCCGCCGGCTTGCTCTTCACCGAGGCGCCGCAACTGATCGAGTTGCCAGCGACGAGCTTGGACGACGCCCTTGCTCGACTCACCGAGGCGTGA
- the addB gene encoding double-strand break repair protein AddB — MSGLPRVYSIAPGSPFLSTLADALLSCRLIPGFRYDGDPLALAGVTIYVPTRRAARALRGVFAERLGGASTILPVIKPLGEFDEDEAAFEQDAEDANAIDLAPPIASLERLLLLAPLVRAWKRRLPAHVAALFEEEVVIPASAADAVWLARDLARLMDEIETEGSDWTKLAGLVEGNLAGWWRVTLDFLKIITEAWPQLLIERDRSNPAAHRGTLIRLEAERLKRNPPAGPVIAAGSTGSIPATADLLAVIAGLPNGAVVLPGLDIAMDQPSFDAITAPDARPALLGHPQYGLARLIGRIGILRGDIEELATVDDAGRRRAVLVAEALRPAETTELWTETRARFDDAGISAALQGVTLVEAANERDEAASIALALRRAVAQPGHRAALVTGDRALARRVSAELLRLGIVADDSGGKPLADTPPASLLRLLLDTVLRPGDPVAILALLKHPLLGLGLPRASVRRAAETVELVALRGGTGRPDIVSLNTLFETRLVQAQEADRRPFWLSRLSASRIEGARAMLARLDEAVAPLAACLPEPESDVVPLVRASVAALENLGRAEDGGLAALYDGDAGEKLAELLRGLVGAQAAFTLSPREWPDVAMALIAPEMVKPARGADAAIAIWGTLEARLQHVDTLVVGGLNEGVWPRKPEGDRFMSRLMKTGIDLEPPERRIGLAAHDFQMAMGAPNVVLTRSARAGDAPAVASRWLQRLLTFIGKAQAEPLRRRGNELLAWARGLDAGPKVDFAPRPQPKPPLERRPRHFSITEIETLRRDPYAVYARRVLGLMPLEPVIRDPGAAERGTLFHAILHRFSKAVDDPRAPEALAVLLDAGRACFAEAALPPDVEAVWWPRFEKLAVAIVAWERSRAANVARRHSEERAEKTIVGQSGVTVSGYADRVDLLAGGMADILDFKTGSSPSKAQAHTLLSPQLALEAALLRRGAFKDLGAREPAELAFVRLKANGEVEQESILDYNRKPRTATDLGEDAWTRLEQLLAHYAKLDTGYLSRALPFREGETDGDYDHLARVLEWSAGGDGADEGGEA; from the coding sequence ATGAGCGGCTTGCCTCGCGTCTACTCCATTGCGCCCGGTTCTCCCTTCCTGTCGACGCTGGCCGATGCCTTGCTCAGCTGCCGATTGATCCCGGGCTTTCGCTATGACGGCGACCCACTGGCGCTGGCCGGCGTCACCATCTACGTGCCGACCCGCCGCGCCGCCCGCGCGCTGCGCGGCGTTTTCGCGGAACGTCTGGGTGGTGCTTCCACCATTCTGCCGGTGATCAAGCCGCTCGGCGAATTCGACGAAGACGAGGCGGCGTTCGAACAGGATGCCGAGGACGCGAATGCCATCGACCTTGCGCCGCCGATAGCTTCCCTCGAACGCCTTCTCCTTCTGGCGCCGTTGGTGCGGGCCTGGAAGCGGCGCTTGCCGGCCCATGTCGCGGCGCTGTTCGAAGAGGAGGTCGTCATTCCTGCCTCGGCCGCCGACGCCGTCTGGCTGGCGCGCGATCTCGCCCGGCTGATGGACGAAATCGAGACGGAGGGTTCCGACTGGACCAAGCTTGCCGGCCTGGTCGAAGGCAATCTCGCCGGCTGGTGGCGAGTGACGCTGGATTTCCTCAAGATCATCACCGAAGCCTGGCCGCAGCTGTTGATCGAGCGTGACCGTTCCAATCCGGCCGCGCATCGCGGCACGCTGATCCGCCTGGAGGCGGAACGCCTGAAGCGCAATCCGCCCGCCGGGCCGGTGATCGCCGCGGGCTCGACCGGCTCCATTCCCGCCACCGCCGACCTTCTGGCTGTGATTGCCGGCTTGCCCAATGGCGCCGTCGTGCTGCCAGGCCTCGACATAGCGATGGATCAGCCGTCCTTCGACGCGATCACGGCGCCCGACGCGCGACCGGCGCTGCTCGGCCATCCGCAATACGGTCTCGCCAGGCTGATCGGCAGGATAGGCATCCTGCGCGGCGATATTGAGGAACTCGCCACCGTGGACGACGCGGGACGCCGCCGCGCGGTTCTGGTGGCGGAAGCCCTGCGCCCTGCCGAAACCACCGAACTGTGGACCGAGACGCGCGCGCGCTTCGACGATGCCGGCATTTCCGCGGCGTTGCAGGGCGTGACCTTGGTGGAGGCCGCCAATGAACGCGACGAGGCGGCCAGCATCGCGCTCGCTTTGCGCCGCGCGGTTGCGCAGCCGGGCCATCGCGCGGCGCTGGTCACTGGCGATCGTGCCCTGGCGCGGCGCGTCTCCGCTGAATTGCTCAGGCTTGGCATCGTTGCCGACGATTCCGGCGGCAAGCCGCTGGCCGACACGCCGCCGGCCAGCCTGTTGCGGCTTCTGTTGGACACGGTGCTGCGGCCCGGCGACCCGGTCGCCATCCTGGCGCTGCTCAAGCACCCTCTGCTTGGCCTGGGTTTGCCGCGTGCGTCGGTGCGGCGGGCGGCGGAAACCGTCGAACTCGTCGCGTTGCGCGGAGGCACCGGCCGGCCGGATATCGTGTCGCTCAACACCTTGTTCGAAACGCGACTGGTGCAGGCACAGGAAGCCGACCGGCGGCCGTTCTGGCTGTCGCGGCTGTCAGCCAGCCGCATCGAAGGAGCGCGGGCCATGCTCGCCCGGCTGGACGAGGCGGTCGCGCCACTCGCCGCCTGCCTGCCCGAGCCGGAAAGCGACGTCGTCCCATTGGTGCGCGCCAGCGTGGCGGCGTTGGAAAACCTCGGCCGTGCCGAGGATGGTGGACTTGCCGCGCTTTACGATGGCGACGCCGGCGAGAAACTGGCGGAACTGCTGCGTGGGCTGGTCGGGGCGCAGGCGGCTTTCACGCTGTCGCCGCGGGAATGGCCGGATGTAGCGATGGCGCTGATCGCACCGGAAATGGTCAAGCCCGCGCGTGGCGCCGATGCGGCGATTGCCATCTGGGGCACGCTGGAAGCTCGCCTGCAACATGTCGACACGCTGGTCGTTGGTGGCCTCAACGAGGGTGTGTGGCCGCGCAAGCCGGAGGGCGACCGGTTCATGTCGCGACTGATGAAGACCGGCATCGACCTGGAGCCGCCGGAGCGCCGCATTGGCCTCGCCGCGCATGATTTCCAGATGGCGATGGGTGCGCCAAACGTCGTTCTCACCCGCTCGGCGCGGGCCGGCGATGCACCGGCGGTCGCCTCGCGCTGGCTGCAGCGCCTACTCACCTTTATCGGCAAGGCGCAGGCCGAACCGTTGCGCCGCCGCGGCAATGAACTGCTTGCCTGGGCGCGGGGCCTCGATGCCGGGCCGAAGGTGGATTTCGCGCCGCGACCGCAACCGAAGCCGCCGCTGGAGCGCCGTCCGCGCCATTTCTCGATCACCGAGATCGAGACGCTGCGGCGCGACCCCTATGCCGTCTATGCGCGCCGCGTGCTCGGCCTGATGCCGCTGGAACCGGTGATCCGCGATCCCGGCGCCGCCGAACGCGGCACGCTGTTCCACGCCATCCTGCACCGTTTTTCGAAGGCGGTGGACGATCCGCGCGCGCCGGAAGCGCTGGCCGTTCTTCTGGACGCCGGCAGAGCCTGTTTCGCCGAGGCGGCTTTGCCGCCGGATGTCGAAGCGGTGTGGTGGCCACGCTTCGAGAAACTCGCCGTGGCTATTGTCGCCTGGGAGCGGTCGCGCGCCGCCAATGTCGCCCGCCGCCATTCGGAGGAGCGTGCGGAAAAGACGATCGTCGGCCAGTCCGGCGTCACCGTGTCCGGCTATGCCGACCGCGTCGATCTGCTGGCTGGCGGCATGGCCGATATTCTCGATTTCAAGACCGGATCGTCGCCCTCCAAGGCGCAGGCGCACACGCTGTTGTCGCCGCAACTGGCGCTGGAGGCCGCGCTGCTGCGGCGCGGCGCCTTCAAGGACCTGGGCGCACGTGAACCCGCCGAACTCGCCTTCGTACGGTTGAAGGCGAATGGCGAGGTCGAGCAGGAATCGATCCTCGATTACAACCGCAAGCCGCGCACCGCGACCGACCTCGGCGAGGATGCCTGGACACGCCTTGAACAGCTGCTTGCCCATTACGCGAAACTGGACACGGGCTATCTTTCGCGCGCGCTGCCGTTCCGCGAGGGCGAGACCGACGGCGATTACGACCATCTCGCCCGCGTGCTGGAATGGTCGGCCGGCGGCGATGGCGCGGACGAGGGAGGGGAGGCTTGA